GGTAACGACAGCCCCCACAGTTCCGTCGGCGTGGATGTAGTCGCTACCACCGAGACTGAGAGCGACGTGTCCGGGGAAAAAGAGGAGATCCCCCGGTTGGAGGTTTTCGTAGGAGACGGAGACGCCCAACCGGCGCTGTTGGTCTGCATCGCGCGGGAGTGTGAGACCGGCCAGTCGGTAGGCCATCCACACGAGCCCAGAACAATCGATACCGTCGGTCGTCATCCCACCCCAGCGATACGGCGTTCCGAGATAGCGCGTTGCGTTCGTTACGACTGCTTGAGCCGTCAGACCGGAATCAGCGTCGGAGACCATCGCCGCATTCGTTAGACTCGACACCACAGCGTCTTCGAGTCGGACGTTCGTTCCGGTGCGAAATTCGATCACGGGATGAGAATCCACGTCCCGGACGTGACACTCGGTTCCTGCATATACGGTCTCTACTCCGTCGACTAGATCAGGTACATCAGCAGTGAGAACGTGATCGAACGCCCCATCGACAGGAGCAACGAGATACTCGGATCGAACCCAGCCAAGGTAAGCATCCGGTGTCCTGACCCGGGTCCACGCTCCTTCTGTGTCGAACGCCGTGACAGATGCCCCATAGAGGATTTCGGTGATGCGTTCTGCATCCGATTCTGACTCCCCACGGACAGGAGCGACCCCAACAGTAACTGTTCTCTCACGTGCGTGTTCTTCGATGACATCGATATTGGTCTCGACCATCTCGGTGGCGTTCCCTACAGAGCTCACTACTCGATCTCGGAGCTGAGCGCTCTGAACACGGCCAGACACGGCTATTCCAGTCTCAGTCTGTCGAGCAGCGAGATCGAAGCACACCACACGCTCGTCCGGAGCGTACCTCGTTTCACACCGTCCGAGTGCACACATAACTGTGGGAAGAGTCATACAAGTCACAATCACGACATCACGAAAAGGATTTCGTCGTCATAGATCGTGGGAGAAAGCACCGGGTGAAGCATGAGAAAGAGTAACGATACCACGTTTCGACATGATGGTATGCAGATCGGTACCGCCAAAGCACACGCCGGACAGCTCACTGAGGGATGGTTCGACGCCACCGAGTTGCCGACTGGTTCGACCGAGCGGCTCCCGGTTCTCATCGCCGATGGGGTTGAAGACGGTCCGACGCTGTGGATCACTGGTTCGATCCACGGCAACGAAGTCACAGGACTCGCGGCCGCACAAGACGTGATGACGGAGACATTGGCTGAGCGTCTGGCCGGTACTGTGGTCTGTCTCCCAAACCTGAATCCAGCTGGACTCCGCCGGACTGCTCGGACATCGTACTATCACGACGACGATCCGAACAGATACTTTCCGGAGTCAACAGAGACAACTGGACAAGCACGCGTGCAAGAACGAATCAACGAACGACTCTTCGAACAGATCGAAGACACTGCTGATGCGGTCGTATCGCTTCACACCGCTGGTGTGGATTCGCTGCCGTTTTCGATCATCGAACGCGTCCACTACGGTGAGTTCCGCACCGAATCTGAGGCACGGGAGCTGGCAGCGACGGTGCAACGACTCGCCGACGCCTTCGGATTGCCAACCGTGCTCGAATTTGAAGCAGAGGATCACGAGACGCGCCGGCTCCACCGATCGCTCGGAGCCGCGACATTGAATGTCGCGGGAATACCGACGTTCACTCCAGAACTCGGGAGCCACACCGTCGTTCAGGAACGACCCCGCGAAAGCGCCGTCGTTGGACTCCGTAATGTAATGTGCGAACTCGGTTTGCTTGATGAATCAGACAGAAAGCCGAACGCGCTTGCTCCAGATTCTCCGGTACCGTTTCCTGTGAGGCGAGCTGACCACCCAGCAACGGAGACGGCCGGAATTGTCCGACATCTCGTCGATACCGGAGACGTAATCGAGGCAGACGAACCCGTCGCAGAGATCGTCACCCCACACGGCACCCGAAAAACGACGATCCACTCTGACCACGCAGGCTACGTGCTCGCTCGCCGAAACGGTGTGGCCGTCTACGAAAACGATTCTCTCCTGAGTATGGCTGTTCGAGACACGGGAGACACCGTGGTGGCTCGATGAAGTAGTACTGCCACTCAAAGCACGGTAGGATCGAGCTGAGCGTACGAGAGTAAAATTCTCGCCGACATTGGAATTACAAAAGATATTTATCATCACCAATATCACGTCCGAGCAGTGATTCATCAACGTCTCATTTCGCCGAGCCCGAGGTTCGTGGACCACCCGAGTGCGGCTATTCGACAGCGTGTGATACCGAATAACGGTCGTGTTACTAAAACAGAATTTATAACGACTATTGGTACACGTGTCATCTAATAGTGACGTTTTTCGAGAAGATGTTGTTCGTTCTGACGGTGAATCGTCACTCGAAGTCATCGGGAGAGATGGCGAAATAGATGGAGACACAACGAGCAACGAGGAGAGCACAGCTGAGGAAACGAACGCAGTCCTCCTGTCCGCAGACAGCGACCAAGTGCCGACGATAAGCATCATCATTCCCACGCTGAACGAAGAACAGGGGATTGGTGAGTGTATCACTCGCATTGAGCGCGCGCTCTGTGAGTTAGAAATCACGGGTGAGATCATCGTCAGCGATAGTTCGACGGACCGAACACCAGACATCGCACGAGAACGAGGGGCGATCATCGTCGAACCGGATGCTCCGGGGTACGGCTATGCGTACCGGTACGCGTTCGAGCACGCTCGCGGAGCGTACATCGCGATCGGAGACGGCGATACGACCTACGATTTCGAGGAACTCCCACGGCTCTATCGGCTCGTCGAATCGGGACCGGCCGATATGGCAGTGGGAAGTCGACTCGCCGGAACGATCGAACCGGGGGCGATGCCGTTGTTGCACCGATACATCGGCAATCCGTTGCTCACGAAATTCCTGAACGTATTCTATGGGGCCGGAGTGTCTGATGCTCACAGTGGAATGCGTGTGTTCTCGCGGTCGATGCTCGAACAGCTCGAATTCTCGACCGACGGGATGGAGTTTGCGAGCGAGATGATCATGGAAGCTGGCGAGCATGGGTTACGAATCGACGAGCGGCCAATCACGTACCACCCACGGACTGGTGATGCGACGATAGACAGCTTCCGTGACGGCTGGCGGCACGTGCGGTTCATGCTCGTGAACGCCCCTGGGTATCTGTTTTCGGTGCCCGGTCTCGTGATGGGAGCAATCGGGCTGTTCGTCATGGCACTCGCGTACTCTCCGATCACCATCTTCGGTCAGCCGTTCGGTATCCACTCGCTGGTTGCCGGGAGTCTGCTGACGCTGATCGGCTATCAGGTTGTGAGCCTCGGTGCGTTCACTGCTGTGGCTGGTGATCCGATCCAAACACCGAACGATCCGATCACGAAGTGGATCGTCGGTCACGTCCGACTCGAACAAGGCGCGTCGGTCGGTCTTGTCGTGTTCGTGGCAGGAGTCGCTTATTCATCGTATCTGGCCTACGAGTGGATCACGACATCAAATCTCCCATTCCCAATGAGTAGTATCGTCGCGCTCACAGCGATTGTACTCGGTCTCCAGATCATCTTCGGATCGTTCTTTCTGAGTGCGATTGCAGAGTGAACAGA
The nucleotide sequence above comes from Halocatena marina. Encoded proteins:
- a CDS encoding SH3 domain-containing C40 family peptidase, encoding MTLPTVMCALGRCETRYAPDERVVCFDLAARQTETGIAVSGRVQSAQLRDRVVSSVGNATEMVETNIDVIEEHARERTVTVGVAPVRGESESDAERITEILYGASVTAFDTEGAWTRVRTPDAYLGWVRSEYLVAPVDGAFDHVLTADVPDLVDGVETVYAGTECHVRDVDSHPVIEFRTGTNVRLEDAVVSSLTNAAMVSDADSGLTAQAVVTNATRYLGTPYRWGGMTTDGIDCSGLVWMAYRLAGLTLPRDADQQRRLGVSVSYENLQPGDLLFFPGHVALSLGGSDYIHADGTVGAVVTASPDPDANLDRDLIHEPDQQQPTHHTATDRKFEMAKRILD
- a CDS encoding succinylglutamate desuccinylase/aspartoacylase family protein; translated protein: MQIGTAKAHAGQLTEGWFDATELPTGSTERLPVLIADGVEDGPTLWITGSIHGNEVTGLAAAQDVMTETLAERLAGTVVCLPNLNPAGLRRTARTSYYHDDDPNRYFPESTETTGQARVQERINERLFEQIEDTADAVVSLHTAGVDSLPFSIIERVHYGEFRTESEARELAATVQRLADAFGLPTVLEFEAEDHETRRLHRSLGAATLNVAGIPTFTPELGSHTVVQERPRESAVVGLRNVMCELGLLDESDRKPNALAPDSPVPFPVRRADHPATETAGIVRHLVDTGDVIEADEPVAEIVTPHGTRKTTIHSDHAGYVLARRNGVAVYENDSLLSMAVRDTGDTVVAR
- a CDS encoding glycosyltransferase family 2 protein, translating into MSSNSDVFREDVVRSDGESSLEVIGRDGEIDGDTTSNEESTAEETNAVLLSADSDQVPTISIIIPTLNEEQGIGECITRIERALCELEITGEIIVSDSSTDRTPDIARERGAIIVEPDAPGYGYAYRYAFEHARGAYIAIGDGDTTYDFEELPRLYRLVESGPADMAVGSRLAGTIEPGAMPLLHRYIGNPLLTKFLNVFYGAGVSDAHSGMRVFSRSMLEQLEFSTDGMEFASEMIMEAGEHGLRIDERPITYHPRTGDATIDSFRDGWRHVRFMLVNAPGYLFSVPGLVMGAIGLFVMALAYSPITIFGQPFGIHSLVAGSLLTLIGYQVVSLGAFTAVAGDPIQTPNDPITKWIVGHVRLEQGASVGLVVFVAGVAYSSYLAYEWITTSNLPFPMSSIVALTAIVLGLQIIFGSFFLSAIAE